A stretch of DNA from Geminocystis sp. M7585_C2015_104:
CGTTTTTCTAAGGAAAGAATGGCAGCAGAATATATTGAAGTCTACAAAAAAATTTTGGGACTTTCTTCCTAGTACATCCCTATATAATGGTAAGAGAAAACAGGGACAACATTAATGGTTTTTGAACTTATATATAAAGGCCCGAGAATGTATCGAGTTGTCAAAGAAACTGCCTCCTTTTTGACTCGTGACGGGGTAAGACTAGTAGCTGACATATACAGGCCGCAAACAGAAGAAAAATTACCCGTTTTGCTGATGCGTCAACCTTATGGCAAAGCTATAGCCTCCACTGTAGTTTATGCCCATCCAAAATGGTATGCCAAACAAGGATTTATTGTAGTTATTCAAGATGTTAGAGGGAGGGGGGAGTCAGAGGGAGAATTTACACTCTTTGAAAGGGAAATTGAAGATGGTTATGACACCCTAGAATGGGTAGCTAATCTTTCCGGCAGTAATGGCAAAGTGGGGATGTATGGTTTCTCCTATCAGGGAATGACTCAATTGTATGCGGCTATTAGTCGCCATCCCGCCTTAAAGACTATTTGTCCTGCTATGATAGCCTATGATTTATACTCCGATTGGGCCTATGAGAATGGCGCCTTTTGTTACCAATTAAACCTGGCTTGGGCAATACAATTAGCTACAGAAACCGCGAGAAGAAAAGGGGATTTATCCGCCTATAAGATTCTTTATTTAGCAAGTAGAAGTTTGCCTATTTATGACATGCCTCCCCTTCTGGAAGAAGCCTTAAGAAAATACACGCCAGGCAATTTTTATTATCAATGGCTGTCTCACCCCCACCCAGATGAATACTGGCAAAGGATTTCTCCAAAAACCTACTCACAATACCTGGATTTGCCCATGCTTCACATAGGCGGATGGTTTGATAGTTATCTTCGTGGCACCATTAATTTATACCAGGAAATGAGGGCAAAAAGCAAGCACCAACAATGTCTAATTATAGCACCCTGGCCCCATATTCCTTGGGGAAACACTGTAGCAGGAAAATATTACACTGCCGCGGCTAATAGTAATATTGACTCTTTCCAAGTTGCCTGGTTTAATAAGTACCTAAAAGACATTGAAACCCCAGAATATTTATCCCTAAGAGACGGCAAATTGTTTCAGTTAGGCAGCAATAAGTGGCTAAACATAGAGGATTTGCCACAAGGGGGGAAAGAAATTATATTCTTCCTGAAAACTACTAAAGGTTTAGCCAATATAAGAGACGATGACGGTTTTTTGGTGACAGATAACAATCACTCTGATGGGGAGGATATTATAGTACAGGACTTCTGGCGTCCAGTCAATAGTCTAGGTGGACATGCTACCATTTTTCCAGGTAGTTGTGACAGGAGTGAGTTAGACATTCGCAGTGATGTTGCCATCTACACCTCTGACTGTCTCACAGAAGACTTGGAGATAATAGGGGAAGTGGAATTAGAAGTCTACGTGGAGACAGAGGCAGAAACATTTGACTTGTCTGCCGTATTGTCTCAAGTTTTCCCTGATGGAAAGGTGTATAATTTTAGTCAGGGACATATAAGAGTCCACTTTTCCAACAAGAATAACAGGAATAATCCTATTAGATTTAAACTACAACCTACCTGTGTCAGACTGGAAAAAAATACCGCCATTCGTCTTAGTGTTAGTCTAACCAGTTTTCCTGCTTATTGTATCAACTTTGGCGAAGAAGAAAACTACGGTAAATCCTTCTACTTAAATGCCAAACCCTTAACCGTTAGTATTCTCTCTGGGAAGAATAATCCCTCAAAACTAATCCTTTCACCCTTTAAATTCTGCCGATGACTTTCCACAGTCATGAATCACAAATAGAGTCACTACTCAGACAAAGAGAGTTTATCAAGGCCAGAAATTATACTGAAAAACTGTTGGAGAAGGAGGAAAGTCAAAGCCTACTTTTTATACTAAAGGCATATCTAGCCTTAAGTTACTCCTGTTTAGAAGAGTATCAATACTCTCAGCCTCTCTATTTAGACTTGTTACTGAATTGTGATGGGGAGAGTATAAAAACTATAGCTGGAATCATCTTCTCCTTAGCTGACTTTTTCTTCAGACAACGTGACTGGGATTTAGCAACCCACTTATACTCCCAAGGTTTGGAATTCGATTCCCAATACCATCCCGGATATATCCGTTTAGCGTATCTATTCCTCCTGCGGGGAGACTTTACCACTGCTATGGAAATCTACCACAATCTTATATCCCAACAACCGGGATTAACCATCGCCTATGAGAAGTTTGGCAAGTTATGGCAAGACATGAGAGACTACTCCCAGGCTATTGCTACATACCAACGAGGCTTGGAAAAAAATAAAACTGATAAGAGGCTGCTAAAAAACTTGGCCTACTGTTATCTTAAGACTAGACAAACAAGACAGGCAAAACAAATACTAGAATACCTCCTACAGTTGCCACTTTGCCGGGAAGATTATTCTTACACCTATGGGGAATTGGGTTATATTGCCATTTTGCAAAAGAATCTGAAGCAAGCCATAACAGCCTGGCAAAGACTACTTGACAACAATCCACAGGTATATCGAGTTTATCAGCAATGGCAGGCCAGTTACAGGGAAACAAATAAAAATCTTTCTTTGATTTCACAAATAAAAGATAACAGTGACGACAGGATAATAGCAAATACCATTGCCGGTTTGCTGTTAGACAAAAAAGAATACGAATTGGCGGGTTATTATTATAACCTCGTGGCAGAAAAAGGGGAAACAGACAAAACCGACAACAGTGGTGATTATTCAAAAGAGAAAATAACAACCACCACAGCTAGTCAAAAGGATTTACAGGTGGAAATGACAACAACCATCATAACAGCAAGTCAAAAAGAATCAGATGCCACCACGACTCCCTCAAAAGGGGAAGAAATAACACCACCACGCCAGTATTACGAGACGGCAAGACAATGGGCAGAATATAATAAACTTTTAGACAGCAACTATTACGCCTTTAATCTAAACAGGGAGATTTACGTCAAACCGCCGAAGACAGTATACGAGGAAATCCATCCTAGTTTTTATTTTCCCCCAACCATCAAACTCCCACAACCCTTTGTAGTAAGAATCCCCGGTGGAGTGTTTTATCTGAAAGAAGACGCTACTAGTAGTGGGGTTATCACAAAGGATGGCTACCTGATTGGCGACTTATCCCCAGAATTTCCCATTTTTAGTCCAAACCATCCTGACAATTATCCTAGCAAACATTCCCTATTAAAGGTTAATTATCTTCCCCCCCTGCAAAAAATCAGAGGAAGGGTTTTAGTATTAACGGGTTTAGTGAGTGACAACTATTTCCACTGGCTGTTTGATATTCTACCTCGTTTCCATCTAGTAGAGTTAGCGGGAATTGAGTGGCATGAGGTAGATTATATTCTGATAGACAATCAAACCCCTTTTCAAAAAGAAACCATTTCCCTTTTAAACATTCCCCAGGAGAAAATATTATTGCCATCTCTGCCATTATGTTTGCAAGCGGAGGAGTTAATTATCCCTTCTTTTCCCGGGAGTGTTGCCTGGATGCCGGCTTGGAGTTGCCAGTGGTTGCGGGAAAAAATACTGGGTTGCCACGGGGAAAAAACAGTCACTTTAGGGAGAAGATTGTATATAAGCAGGGGTAGAAGTAGGAATCGTCGTCTGATTAATGAAAAGGAAGTTAGAGAATATCTAGAAAACAAGGGGTTTGAAACAGTATATCTAGAAACCCTATCTGTAAAAAAACAGGCAGAATTACTATCCGAAGCAGAAATAGTGGTATCAACCCATGGCAGTGGTTTAAGCAATATAGTTTTCTGTAAACCCCATACCAAGGTGATAGAAGTCTTTTCCCCAAATTATGTTTATCCCTGTTACTGGCTAGTCAGTAATCTTGTTAATCTCGACTACTACTACCTGTTAGGAGAGATTATTGGCAGTCATCACTTTCACTCCCTTCTCTACCCTGACAGTCGACTAGAAGACGTCTATCTGGATGTCAGTGTCTTGAATTCCCTTGAGATTTAAATACCTCACCCCCGGAAACAGACTGTCAAATCTTTCA
This window harbors:
- a CDS encoding CocE/NonD family hydrolase; the encoded protein is MYRVVKETASFLTRDGVRLVADIYRPQTEEKLPVLLMRQPYGKAIASTVVYAHPKWYAKQGFIVVIQDVRGRGESEGEFTLFEREIEDGYDTLEWVANLSGSNGKVGMYGFSYQGMTQLYAAISRHPALKTICPAMIAYDLYSDWAYENGAFCYQLNLAWAIQLATETARRKGDLSAYKILYLASRSLPIYDMPPLLEEALRKYTPGNFYYQWLSHPHPDEYWQRISPKTYSQYLDLPMLHIGGWFDSYLRGTINLYQEMRAKSKHQQCLIIAPWPHIPWGNTVAGKYYTAAANSNIDSFQVAWFNKYLKDIETPEYLSLRDGKLFQLGSNKWLNIEDLPQGGKEIIFFLKTTKGLANIRDDDGFLVTDNNHSDGEDIIVQDFWRPVNSLGGHATIFPGSCDRSELDIRSDVAIYTSDCLTEDLEIIGEVELEVYVETEAETFDLSAVLSQVFPDGKVYNFSQGHIRVHFSNKNNRNNPIRFKLQPTCVRLEKNTAIRLSVSLTSFPAYCINFGEEENYGKSFYLNAKPLTVSILSGKNNPSKLILSPFKFCR
- a CDS encoding DUF563 domain-containing protein, with product MTFHSHESQIESLLRQREFIKARNYTEKLLEKEESQSLLFILKAYLALSYSCLEEYQYSQPLYLDLLLNCDGESIKTIAGIIFSLADFFFRQRDWDLATHLYSQGLEFDSQYHPGYIRLAYLFLLRGDFTTAMEIYHNLISQQPGLTIAYEKFGKLWQDMRDYSQAIATYQRGLEKNKTDKRLLKNLAYCYLKTRQTRQAKQILEYLLQLPLCREDYSYTYGELGYIAILQKNLKQAITAWQRLLDNNPQVYRVYQQWQASYRETNKNLSLISQIKDNSDDRIIANTIAGLLLDKKEYELAGYYYNLVAEKGETDKTDNSGDYSKEKITTTTASQKDLQVEMTTTIITASQKESDATTTPSKGEEITPPRQYYETARQWAEYNKLLDSNYYAFNLNREIYVKPPKTVYEEIHPSFYFPPTIKLPQPFVVRIPGGVFYLKEDATSSGVITKDGYLIGDLSPEFPIFSPNHPDNYPSKHSLLKVNYLPPLQKIRGRVLVLTGLVSDNYFHWLFDILPRFHLVELAGIEWHEVDYILIDNQTPFQKETISLLNIPQEKILLPSLPLCLQAEELIIPSFPGSVAWMPAWSCQWLREKILGCHGEKTVTLGRRLYISRGRSRNRRLINEKEVREYLENKGFETVYLETLSVKKQAELLSEAEIVVSTHGSGLSNIVFCKPHTKVIEVFSPNYVYPCYWLVSNLVNLDYYYLLGEIIGSHHFHSLLYPDSRLEDVYLDVSVLNSLEI